A single window of Uloborus diversus isolate 005 chromosome 5, Udiv.v.3.1, whole genome shotgun sequence DNA harbors:
- the LOC129222080 gene encoding carbonic anhydrase 1-like yields MEYVDPTHGPASTPHAGGKSQSPVDIVSSRVKAVEFDNTLQFKYGPDLTKTIINTGCGWRVDVHGTQSELVGGPLSHAYELVQFHCHWGNTNSVGSEHTVDGKAFAGELHFVHWNKEAFASCAEAVPSPKGLTVIGVLLEVGEENPEIQKLCDVLPNIPVKDDRTDLPSDIDPAGMYPADRSFWTYSGSLTTPPCYESVTWILFKNPITVSEEQLNCFRQMRKTAVSDSDEVAGLVERNFRPSQSLNDREICECAC; encoded by the exons GACCCGACACATGGCCCAGCAAGTACCCCTCATGCCGGCGGGAAAAGTCAATCTCCGGTGGACATCGTTTCTTCGCGGGTGAAGGCCGTGGAGTTCGACAACACCCTGCAGTTCAAATATGGTCCGGACCTCACCAAGACGATCATCAACACGGGCTGCGGTTGGCGGGTCGATGTCCATGGCACGCAATCGG AATTAGTCGGTGGCCCATTATCTCATGCATACGAATTGGTGCAATTTCACTGCCATTGGGGAAACACAAATTCTGTTGGTTCCGAACATACAGTTGATGGAAAAGCATTTGCTGGAGAA TTGCATTTTGTTCATTGGAATAAAGAAGCATTTGCAAGTTGTGCAGAAGCTGTTCCATCACCTAAGGGTCTAACAGTTATTGGTGTGCTCTTGGAg GTGGGTGAAGAAAATCCTGAAATCCAGAAACTATGTGATGTGCTTCCAAACATTCCTGTCAAAGATGACAGAACTGATCTCCCGAGTGATATTGATCCAGCTGGAATGTATCCTG cTGATCGTTCTTTTTGGACCTATAGTGGATCTTTAACTACCCCGCCTTGTTATGAAAGTGTAACTTGGATCCTCTTTAAAAACCCAATTACTGTTTCTGAAGAACAG CTAAACTGTTTCAGGCAGATGCGGAAGACGGCCGTATCCGACAGCGACGAAGTTGCCGGTCTCGTCGAACGTAACTTCAGACCTTCACAGTCACTCAACGACAGAGAAATTTGCGAATGCGCTTGTTGA